The following are encoded together in the Hydrotalea sp. genome:
- a CDS encoding sulfite exporter TauE/SafE family protein — translation MTWSLIAPIFALSLLRGIAHSFEADHLAAVAMLNAGNNASNNADKNHAQKVGRAYFIRRTLTWAVGHGIALFGASFILWYFFHEQHLAEKLGPLFDGLVGAVMIGFAIYYIVKLRRAKIHLHRHRHNGVAHLHLHSHARSRDHQHRHSPAALLLGLVHGLSGSGDVVVLGILAASTAGLWFVCLIIFSLGVIASMLLLATVISRPLVWLQKNFSNVNRALSYASCFVAIIIGVKLIHAWLV, via the coding sequence ATGACCTGGTCGCTTATCGCGCCGATTTTTGCCCTTAGCCTGCTCCGTGGTATCGCCCATAGTTTTGAGGCCGACCACCTGGCCGCGGTGGCCATGCTCAATGCCGGCAATAATGCCAGCAACAACGCCGATAAGAATCATGCGCAGAAAGTGGGTCGCGCCTACTTCATTCGCCGCACCCTGACCTGGGCGGTGGGGCATGGTATAGCCCTGTTCGGCGCGAGTTTTATCCTGTGGTATTTTTTTCACGAACAACATTTGGCCGAAAAATTGGGGCCGCTGTTCGATGGCTTGGTTGGCGCGGTGATGATAGGTTTTGCCATTTATTATATTGTTAAATTGCGGCGGGCGAAAATTCACCTGCATCGCCATCGCCACAATGGTGTGGCGCATCTTCACCTCCATTCCCATGCACGTAGCCGCGACCACCAGCATCGCCATTCGCCGGCCGCCTTGTTGTTGGGGTTGGTGCATGGCTTGTCGGGTTCGGGCGATGTGGTGGTGCTGGGTATTTTGGCGGCCAGCACCGCTGGCCTGTGGTTTGTTTGCCTGATTATTTTCAGCCTGGGTGTTATCGCGTCGATGTTGTTGTTGGCCACGGTTATCAGCCGGCCGCTGGTGTGGTTGCAAAAAAACTTTTCCAATGTGAATCGCGCGCTTAGCTACGCCAGTTGCTTTGTTGCCATTATCATCGGCGTGAAATTAATCCACGCTTGGTTGGTGTAA
- a CDS encoding biotin transporter BioY yields MKNEKHISKIAIGKNPATLVTLLKIIGGVALVYAASNITIPLQPVPVTLQTFAVLLLALTYSRGESLASILAYVGVGAMGAPVFAGGAGGPSALLGATGGYIVGFVLAVAAIGWLKDGMLKQKIDSNKFIEKIGATLLLAMVGLVAIFAPGILWLANFVGFEKSIALGLMPFILPEMVKAIFLALSLQAVGFFKK; encoded by the coding sequence ATGAAGAATGAAAAACATATTTCCAAAATTGCGATTGGCAAAAACCCGGCGACATTGGTGACGCTGTTGAAAATTATCGGTGGGGTGGCGTTGGTTTATGCGGCCAGCAATATCACCATTCCCCTGCAACCGGTGCCGGTTACATTGCAAACCTTTGCCGTGTTGTTGCTGGCCTTAACCTACAGCCGTGGTGAATCCTTGGCGTCGATATTGGCCTATGTCGGTGTGGGTGCCATGGGTGCGCCGGTGTTTGCCGGCGGCGCGGGCGGGCCATCAGCATTGTTGGGGGCGACCGGTGGTTACATCGTTGGTTTTGTGTTGGCGGTGGCCGCAATTGGCTGGCTGAAGGATGGAATGTTGAAGCAAAAAATCGACAGCAATAAATTTATTGAAAAAATTGGCGCAACCTTGCTTTTGGCGATGGTTGGTTTGGTGGCGATATTTGCCCCGGGGATTTTGTGGTTGGCGAATTTTGTTGGGTTTGAAAAATCCATTGCCCTTGGCTTGATGCCATTTATCTTGCCCGAAATGGTGAAGGCTATCTTTCTTGCCTTGTCGTTACAGGCGGTTGGTTTTTTTAAAAAATAA
- the nuoF gene encoding NADH-quinone oxidoreductase subunit NuoF — protein MMLNNKDKIFTNLWGAASPSLADAKKRGDWDNTRDILSWGREKIIKAVQDSGLRGRGGAGFSTGLKWSFMPKVVDPKRPHYLVINADESEPGTCKDREIMRNDPQKLVEGALIAGFAIGAQVSYIYIRGEFIREAEALQAAIDEAYADKLIGKNACGAGYDFDIHVHRGAGAYICGEESALLESLEGKKGQPRLKPPFPAGAGLYGCPTTVNNVESIAVVPTILRRGGEWFKQFGRANNSGTKIFSISGHVNEPCNVEEAMSIPLKELIETHAGGVRGGWKNLKAVIPGGSSTPLIPQKICNDVLMDFDALKEHRTGLGTAAVIVMDNSTDLLKAIARLSYFYKHESCGQCTPCREGTGWLYRTMKRISDGMASVEDIDLAISIAGQMEGKTICALADAAAWPVQGLFRHFRDEIEDKLKAERRRVA, from the coding sequence ATGATGCTAAATAACAAGGATAAAATATTTACCAACCTGTGGGGCGCGGCATCGCCGTCGTTGGCCGATGCCAAAAAACGCGGCGATTGGGATAACACCCGCGATATTTTATCCTGGGGGCGCGAAAAAATTATTAAAGCGGTGCAGGATTCCGGCCTGCGTGGTCGCGGCGGGGCGGGTTTTTCGACCGGTTTGAAATGGAGCTTCATGCCAAAGGTGGTCGACCCCAAACGGCCGCATTATTTGGTTATCAACGCCGATGAATCCGAACCTGGCACCTGCAAAGACCGCGAAATCATGCGCAACGACCCGCAAAAATTGGTCGAGGGCGCGCTTATCGCCGGCTTCGCGATTGGCGCGCAGGTTTCTTACATCTATATTCGTGGCGAATTTATCCGCGAGGCCGAGGCCTTGCAGGCGGCGATCGACGAAGCCTACGCCGACAAATTGATTGGCAAAAATGCCTGCGGCGCGGGTTATGATTTCGATATTCATGTGCATCGCGGGGCGGGCGCCTATATCTGTGGCGAGGAATCGGCCTTGCTGGAAAGCCTGGAGGGGAAAAAGGGCCAACCGCGGTTGAAGCCACCCTTTCCCGCTGGCGCGGGGCTTTATGGTTGCCCGACCACGGTGAATAATGTCGAATCGATTGCCGTGGTGCCGACGATATTGCGGCGCGGTGGCGAATGGTTCAAACAATTTGGTCGCGCCAACAACAGCGGCACAAAAATTTTCTCGATTTCGGGGCATGTCAACGAACCCTGCAACGTCGAGGAGGCGATGTCGATTCCTTTAAAAGAATTGATTGAAACCCACGCCGGCGGGGTGCGCGGCGGTTGGAAAAATTTAAAGGCGGTGATTCCCGGCGGGTCGTCGACGCCGCTTATCCCGCAAAAAATTTGCAACGATGTCTTGATGGATTTTGACGCCCTGAAGGAACATAGAACCGGCCTGGGCACGGCGGCGGTGATTGTGATGGATAATTCGACCGATTTGTTAAAGGCGATTGCGCGCCTGTCGTATTTTTACAAACATGAATCCTGCGGCCAATGCACCCCCTGCCGCGAGGGCACGGGTTGGCTATACCGCACCATGAAACGCATCAGCGACGGCATGGCATCGGTTGAGGATATTGATTTGGCCATAAGCATCGCCGGCCAGATGGAGGGCAAAACCATTTGCGCCCTGGCCGACGCGGCGGCCTGGCCGGTGCAGGGTTTATTCCGCCATTTCCGCGATGAAATAGAAGATAAATTAAAGGCCGAGCGACGCCGTGTTGCCTAA
- the nuoG gene encoding NADH-quinone oxidoreductase subunit NuoG, with protein MPPVKIKINNQEVEVDSGFTVLQACEQVGIEIPRFCYHDRLSIAGNCRMCLVEVKPGPPKPQASCALPVSANMEVFTDSDMVKTARAGVMEFLLINHPLDCPICDQGGQCDLQDQAMGYGKMASRYIEPKRAVADKDFGPLVATVMTRCIHCTRCVRFVEEVAGQPDIGLLGRGENAEISSLEKLVSSELSGNVIDLCPVGALTSKPAQFNARSWELNNTPGLDLSDAMGSNIIFGNRGNEILSITPRLNEAVNEEWLSDRARFLYDGLKYQRLDQPFIKQAGRLTASEWQPAITAMVNKLQKLKADEVAVVFGPETNLETMVAAQSLLAAVYPEGGANGGAHVECRLHDEKLPAGNPSQYIMNDGFDGVEAADLLLLIGVNPRWDAAVWNARIRKAYRRQELKGAAMAIYHLGAAIEKDYDLTYPYEQLGADAAVLEDILSGKHDLAKKLSAAKKPMLVIGHNNGDDGAAVLAMANKLAEKYKMGFNYLADNMAAVGGMVVGAHPQNPEENSTDALVKKLQDGRIKLLWLFGVDDGLLFTKKWQSKNTLVVYQGSHGDRGAAMADVILPSPSNWGEQDGLYINGAGYLQENLQAVAPKGKAMADGLIIGAVAASMAVAMPFRDQHELRALVLQQLTDTGVGTGVGKGVGKGFAGGEKLTANFTPFESDKKLRGDKNLFAGGATDGDNNFYQLSAITRASPTMAKCAAIFLTAHFRATSGKQHAA; from the coding sequence ATGCCTCCAGTTAAAATTAAAATTAACAATCAAGAAGTCGAAGTCGATAGCGGCTTCACCGTTTTGCAGGCTTGCGAGCAGGTCGGCATAGAGATTCCGCGTTTTTGTTATCACGATAGATTATCCATCGCTGGCAATTGCCGCATGTGCCTGGTCGAGGTGAAACCCGGCCCGCCAAAGCCGCAGGCGTCTTGCGCCCTGCCAGTTAGTGCCAATATGGAGGTTTTTACCGACAGCGACATGGTGAAAACCGCCCGCGCCGGTGTTATGGAATTTTTGTTGATTAACCACCCGTTGGATTGCCCGATTTGCGACCAAGGGGGGCAATGCGATTTGCAAGACCAGGCGATGGGTTATGGCAAGATGGCATCGCGTTATATCGAACCCAAACGCGCGGTCGCCGATAAAGATTTTGGCCCATTGGTGGCCACGGTGATGACGCGTTGCATCCATTGCACGCGGTGCGTAAGGTTTGTTGAGGAAGTGGCCGGCCAGCCAGATATTGGTTTGCTGGGGCGCGGCGAAAATGCTGAAATTTCTTCTTTGGAAAAATTGGTGTCGTCTGAATTATCGGGCAATGTGATTGACCTGTGCCCGGTGGGGGCATTGACGTCAAAACCCGCGCAATTTAACGCGCGGTCGTGGGAATTGAACAATACGCCGGGGTTGGATCTAAGCGACGCCATGGGGTCGAATATTATTTTCGGCAATCGTGGCAATGAAATCCTTTCCATCACGCCGCGCCTGAACGAGGCAGTGAATGAAGAATGGTTGTCGGACCGCGCGCGGTTTTTATACGACGGGTTAAAATACCAACGGCTCGACCAACCATTTATCAAGCAAGCTGGTCGCTTGACCGCCAGCGAATGGCAACCGGCCATCACCGCCATGGTTAATAAGTTGCAAAAATTAAAGGCCGATGAAGTGGCCGTGGTGTTTGGCCCCGAAACCAATTTGGAAACCATGGTGGCGGCGCAATCATTATTGGCCGCGGTTTATCCCGAGGGCGGGGCAAATGGCGGCGCGCATGTTGAATGCCGGTTGCATGACGAAAAATTACCGGCCGGCAACCCATCGCAATATATTATGAACGATGGGTTCGACGGGGTGGAGGCGGCGGATTTGTTGTTGCTTATCGGCGTCAACCCGCGCTGGGACGCCGCGGTGTGGAACGCGCGGATAAGGAAGGCCTATCGCCGCCAAGAATTAAAGGGCGCGGCGATGGCGATATATCATCTTGGCGCGGCCATCGAAAAAGATTACGATTTGACTTATCCTTACGAACAGCTTGGCGCGGACGCCGCTGTGCTTGAGGATATTTTATCGGGCAAGCATGACCTGGCAAAAAAATTAAGCGCGGCCAAAAAACCGATGTTGGTTATTGGCCACAACAATGGCGATGACGGCGCGGCGGTGTTGGCCATGGCCAATAAATTGGCCGAAAAATACAAGATGGGCTTCAATTATTTGGCCGACAACATGGCGGCGGTCGGCGGCATGGTGGTTGGCGCGCACCCGCAAAACCCCGAAGAAAATTCGACCGACGCCCTGGTAAAAAAATTGCAGGACGGCCGAATAAAATTATTGTGGTTGTTTGGGGTTGATGATGGGTTGTTGTTTACAAAAAAATGGCAAAGCAAAAATACCCTGGTGGTTTATCAGGGAAGCCACGGCGACCGTGGCGCGGCAATGGCCGATGTGATATTGCCCAGCCCGTCGAATTGGGGCGAGCAAGACGGGCTTTATATCAACGGCGCGGGGTATCTGCAGGAAAATTTGCAGGCCGTGGCGCCAAAGGGCAAGGCAATGGCCGATGGGTTGATTATCGGCGCGGTGGCGGCGAGCATGGCGGTTGCCATGCCATTTCGCGACCAACATGAATTGCGCGCCCTGGTGTTACAACAATTAACTGACACGGGAGTTGGCACGGGAGTTGGCAAGGGGGTTGGCAAGGGTTTTGCGGGCGGCGAAAAACTAACCGCGAATTTCACGCCGTTTGAATCGGACAAAAAATTGCGCGGCGATAAAAACCTGTTCGCCGGTGGGGCGACCGATGGCGATAATAATTTTTATCAATTGTCGGCCATCACCCGTGCCTCCCCCACCATGGCGAAATGCGCCGCGATTTTTTTGACCGCGCATTTTCGCGCAACATCTGGTAAACAACATGCGGCCTAA